A single genomic interval of Labrus bergylta chromosome 18, fLabBer1.1, whole genome shotgun sequence harbors:
- the nsd2 gene encoding histone-lysine N-methyltransferase NSD2 isoform X2 produces the protein MDSKGSSLPSMPEPANPISMKQPPECLSVRKGGGDMSSDPTLLLDKAAAQLAATVQDGVLQKMAGHSHNNHSHERLKDLTSRVLNGDQDALCAPETPMLKGAEAPATNGTHQPDCTPHTEAELKVTIPQVVQQPLFEPSYANGTSFATTTEENLSGTEMRQEVKKRNGRPHKPKPQINLSSSPIPVDPLDHTKAEDEARETEELDLIPELVGEAAVELPLHVRFSAGDLVWTKVSGYPWWPCMVTTDPEFNNHVKQKAATSRLGLLFHVQYFGDAPERGYIFEKNMVSFTGEDQYQELSLGNKQPASRFIHKKTAPSVPRKLQAQWNMGIVQAKEALSMSMDERMANFAFLYDDEGPHLNPHTLEKLKPEPTEEMDQETMSRLSPDVPSLPTGPTDDLSAATPSQDSTSTGTPTQAPRRKPQTGVWKKRGKAQLNGVLSKSKKNTVLPDMMLHQQTPSQDSTSSTPDIQSESVIAPKKKRRPRQAETATKTVRRRKKTATDGTCDPVRIRKPKQVSSTVDLSEPVALQVSVPVEKVKRRRNKRSPDEQKSDSTVKRQRKKAVKRPPTDETADQVQPPKRRRKTSKDAEKQASTSDGTEKKRRRRKKTDVEAQETRKPGKKTKALLTESQDAEKPKRRRKRKQEGDNQATPTKAKKRRPSPCPDPEGSGSEERPDSPSDSLDGTKKGERKKEFVCQTCEQAGEDLVPCEGQCNGMFHLHCLGVSFIPEEKMQCQECSTGIHSCFSCKQSEGAVRRCHVPHCGKFYHEACIRLNPLTVFDNKGFRCPLHACLNCHYGCRTKQKSTKGRLMRCFRCPVAYHVGDQCVAAGSEMITNSAFICTNHFNAKKGYSHHSHVNVSWCFVCSKGGQLLCCESCPAAFHPDCLNIAMPDGSWFCNDCRAGKKPKYRDIIWVKLGTYRWWPAEIHHPRNIPTNIQHLRHEIGEFPVFFFGSKDYFWTHQGRVFPYMEGDRGSKHQRTGIGKVFKNALLEAEARFKEIKIKREAKEAQENSRKPPPYKFIKVNKPFGRVQVYTADISEIPKCNCKPSVERPCGFESECLNRMLQYECHPQVCPSGERCCNQDFTKRLYPETKIIKTPGKGWGLVALRDIKKGEFVNEYIGELIDEEECRARIVYAHENNITYFYMLTIDKDRIIDAGPKGNYSRFMNHSCQPNCETQKWTVNGDTRVGLFAVCDIPAGTELTFNYNLDCLGNEKTICRCGAPNCSGFLGDRPKNSNGQTAESKGKRLKRKYKRRKSEGKKSDDECFRCGDGGQLVLCCKKACTKAYHLSCLNLTKRPFGRWDCPWHHCDVCGKNSEAFCQLCPNSFCKAHQEGALRSWPATGQLCCQEHEELEATDNHERDVNSETSMTAVAVTTVTGRAAKGSRKVGRAVAKTKGSRRKAAEA, from the exons ATGGACAGCAAAGGTAGCTCCCTGCCTTCAATGCCTGAACCAGCCAACCCGATCAGCATGAAGCAGCCGCCGGAGTGCCTGAGTGTACGGAAAGGTGGGGGGGACATGAGCAGTGACCCCACTCTGCTGTTGGACAAAGCTGCTGCCCAGCTAGCCGCCACAGTACAAGACGGTGTCCTTCAGAAGATGGCTGGCCACAGTcataacaaccacagccacgAGAGGCTCAAAGACCTCACTTCTCGAGTGCTGAATGGTGACCAAGACGCACTTTGTGCTCCAGAGACACCAATGCTCAAAGGCGCAGAGGCCCCTGCTACAAATGGCACACATCAGCCCGATTGCACCCCACATACTGAAGCTGAACTAAAGGTGACGATACCCCAGGTGGTTCAGCAGCCGCTGTTTGAGCCGAGCTATGCCAATGGGACCAGTTTTGCCACAACCACAGAGGAGAATTTATCTGGAACAGAGATgagacaggaagtaaagaaaAGGAACGGGAGACCCCACAAACCAAAACCTCAGATAAATCTAAGTTCCTCTCCCATCCCTGTGGACCCACTGGACCACACAAAGGCTGAAGACGAAGCCAGAGAGACTGAAGAG CTTGATCTCATCCCAGAGTTGGTGGGCGAGGCTGCAGTAGAGTTGCCTTTGCACGTACGTTTTTCCGCCGGTGATTTGGTTTGGACCAAGGTGTCAGGATATCCCTGGTGGCCCTGCATGGTAACCACAGACCCAGAATTCAACAATCACGTCAAACAGAAAG ccGCCACCAGCAGACTGGGCCTCCTTTTCCACGTGCAGTACTTTGGAGATGCCCCTGAGAGAGGCTACATCTTCGAGAAGAACATGGTGTCCTTCACTGGGGAGGATCAATACCAGGAGCTCAGCTTAGGCAACAAACAGCCAGCATCCCGCTTCATCCACAAAAAG ACGGCGCCCTCTGTGCCCCGCAAACTCCAGGCTCAGTGGAACATGGGCATCGTCCAGGCCAAAGAGGCCCTCAGCATGTCAATGGACGAGCGCATGGCAAACTTTGCGTTTCTGTACGACGACGAGGGGCCTCATCTGAACCCTCATACCCTGGAGAAGTTAAAGCCAGAACCAACCGAAGAGATGGACCAGGAAACAATGTCCAGACTCAGCCCCGATGTCCCCTCCCTGCCGACGGGTCCTACAGACGATCTCTCAGCAGCAACTCCGTCTCAAGATAGCACTTCAACAGGGACACCAACACAAGCACCCAGAAGAAAACCACAAACTGGAGTTTGGAAGAAAAGGGGCAAAGCACAACTAAACGGTGTCCTctccaaaagtaaaaaaaacacggTTCTTCCTGACATGATGCTTCATCAGCAGACACCCTCACAG GATTCCACGTCTTCTACACCAGACATTCAATCTGAATCAGTGATAGCTccgaagaagaagaggaggccgAGACAGGCTGAGACTGCCACAAAGACtgtgaggagaaggaagaaaacTGCAACGGACGGCACATGTGATCCTGTGAGGATAAGGAAACCAAAGCAGGTTTCTTCGACAGTCGATCTTTCGGAACCAGTCGCACTTCAAGTTTCAGTTCCAG tcGAGAAAGTGAAGAGAAGACGAAACAAGAGGAGTCCAGACGAGCAGAAGAGTGATTCCACAG TCAAAAGGCAGCGGAAGAAGGCGGTTAAAAGGCCCCCAACAGACGAAACAGCGGACCAGGTCCAGCCGCCTAAAAGGAGACGTAAAACGAGCAAAGACGCTGAAAAACAG GCGTCAACTTCAGACGGAACGGAGAAAAAGcgaagaagaaggaagaaaacCGACGTAGAGGCACAAGAAACCAGAAAGCCAGGGAAGAAGACGAAAGCCCTCCTCACTG AAAGCCAAGATGCTGAGAAACCAAAGCGTaggaggaaaaggaaacaggaaggagATAACCAGGCCACGCCGACCAAGGCAAAAAAGAGGCGGCCCTCCCCATGTCCTGACCCTGAG GGATCTGGGAGTGAAGAACGTCCCGACTCTCCGAGCGACAGCTTAGATGGCACGAAAAAGGGCGAACGAAAGAAAGAGTTTGTTTGCCAG aCATGCGAGCAGGCGGGCGAGGACTTGGTGCCCTGTGAAGGCCAGTGCAATGGGATGTTTCACCTCCACTGTCTTGGTGTCTCGTTCATACCTGAAGAAAAGATGCAGTGTCAGGAGTGCAGCACAG GGATTCACTCGTGTTTCAGCTGTAAGCAGTCTGAGGGCGCGGTGCGTCGCTGCCACGTCCCTCACTGTGGCAAGTTTTACCATGAAGCCTGCATCCGCCTGAACCCGCTCACTGTGTTCGACAACAAGGGCTTCCGCTGCCCGCTCCACGCCTGCCTCAACTGCCACTACGGCTGCCGCACCAAGCAGAAGTCCACCAAAG GACGGTTGATGCGTTGCTTTCGCTGCCCTGTGGCGTACCATGTCGGTGACCAGTGCGTGGCTGCGGGAAGCGAGATGATCACAAACTCTGCCTTCATCTGCACCAACCACTTCAACGCCAAGAAGGGCTACAGCCACCACAGTCACGTCAACGTCAGCTGGTGCTTTGTCTGCTCCAAAG GAGGGCAGCTGCTGTGCTGCGAGTCTTGTCCTGCAGCGTTTCACCCAGACTGCCTGAACATCGCCATGCCTGATGGGAGCTGGTTCTGCAACGACTGCCGGGCAGGAAAGAAACCCAAATACAGGGACATCATCTGGGTCAAACTGGGAACATACAG GTGGTGGCCTGCAGAGATCCACCACCCCAGAAACATCCCCACCAACATCCAGCACCTTCGACACGAGATCGGGGAATTCCCCGTTTTCTTCTTTGGCTCCAAGGACTACTTCTGGACCCACCAGGGCCGAGTGTTTCCTTACATGGAGGGAGACAGGGGCAGCAAGCACCAGAGGACGGGCATCGGCAAAGTCTTCAAGAATG CTCTGTTGGAGGCTGAAGCTCGGTTCAaggagataaaaatcaaacgagAGGCCAAGGAAGCGCAAGAAAACAGCCGGAAACCACCTCCATATAAATTCATCAAG GTCAACAAACCCTTTGGTAGAGTTCAGGTCTACACAGCGGACATCTCCGAGATCCCCAAGTGTAACTGCAAGCCCTCAGTGGAGCGGCCATGTGGGTTTGAGTCCGAGTGTCTGAACCGCATGCTGCAGTACGAGTGCCACCCTCAGGTGTGTCCCAGCGGGGAGCGCTGCTGTAACCAGGACTTCACAAAACGTCTCTACCCGGAGACCAAGATCATCAAGACACCGGGCAAGGGCTGGGGCCTTGTGGCGCTCAGGGACATCAAGAAG gGCGAGTTTGTGAACGAGTACATCGGGGAGCTGATAGACGAGGAGGAGTGTCGTGCGAGGATCGTGTACGCCCATGAAAACAATATCACTTATTTCTACATGCTCACCATCGACAAG GACCGGATCATTGACGCTGGTCCAAAAGGAAACTACTCTCGCTTCATGAACCACAGCTGTCAGCCAAACTGTGAGACGCAGAAGTGGACGGTGAACGGCGACACACGAGTTGGTCTGTTCGCCGTCTGTGACATCCCAGCAG GGACGGAGTTGACCTTTAACTACAACCTGGACTGCCTCGGGAATGAGAAGACCATCTGTCGCTGCGGGGCCCCCAACTGCAGCGGTTTCCTTGGTGATCGGCCTAAG AACTCAAACGGCCAAACAGCAGAGTCGAAAGGGAAGAGATTGAAGAGAAAGTATAAAAGGAGGAAATCGGAGGGCAAGAAGTCTGATGACGAGTGTTTCCGCTGCGGGGACGGAGGGCAGCTGGTGCTCTGCTGCAAGAAAGCCTGCACCAAAGCTTATCACCTGTCCTGCCTGAACCTCACAAAGAGACCGTTTG GCCGCTGGGACTGCCCCTGGCACCACTGTGACGTCTGCGGGAAAAACTCGGAGGCCTTCTGTCAGCTTTGCCCCAACTCCTTCTGCAAGGCTCACCAGGAGGGGGCGCTGCGTTCCTGGCCCGCCACAGGCCAGCTCTGCTGTCAGGAGCACGAAGAGCTCGAAGCGACCGACAACCACGAGCGGGATGTCAACTCTGAGACGAGTATGACCGCCGTCGCCGTCACCACGGTAACTGGCCGTGCGGCGAAAGGCTCCAGAAAGGTGGGAAGAGCggtggccaagacaaaaggctcCAGGAGGAAGGCAGCAGAGGCGTAA
- the nsd2 gene encoding histone-lysine N-methyltransferase NSD2 isoform X1, whose product MDSKGSSLPSMPEPANPISMKQPPECLSVRKGGGDMSSDPTLLLDKAAAQLAATVQDGVLQKMAGHSHNNHSHERLKDLTSRVLNGDQDALCAPETPMLKGAEAPATNGTHQPDCTPHTEAELKVTIPQVVQQPLFEPSYANGTSFATTTEENLSGTEMRQEVKKRNGRPHKPKPQINLSSSPIPVDPLDHTKAEDEARETEELDLIPELVGEAAVELPLHVRFSAGDLVWTKVSGYPWWPCMVTTDPEFNNHVKQKAATSRLGLLFHVQYFGDAPERGYIFEKNMVSFTGEDQYQELSLGNKQPASRFIHKKTAPSVPRKLQAQWNMGIVQAKEALSMSMDERMANFAFLYDDEGPHLNPHTLEKLKPEPTEEMDQETMSRLSPDVPSLPTGPTDDLSAATPSQDSTSTGTPTQAPRRKPQTGVWKKRGKAQLNGVLSKSKKNTVLPDMMLHQQTPSQDSTSSTPDIQSESVIAPKKKRRPRQAETATKTVRRRKKTATDGTCDPVRIRKPKQVSSTVDLSEPVALQVSVPVEKVKRRRNKRSPDEQKSDSTVKRQRKKAVKRPPTDETADQVQPPKRRRKTSKDAEKQASTSDGTEKKRRRRKKTDVEAQETRKPGKKTKALLTESQDAEKPKRRRKRKQEGDNQATPTKAKKRRPSPCPDPEGSGSEERPDSPSDSLDGTKKGERKKEFVCQTCEQAGEDLVPCEGQCNGMFHLHCLGVSFIPEEKMQCQECSTGIHSCFSCKQSEGAVRRCHVPHCGKFYHEACIRLNPLTVFDNKGFRCPLHACLNCHYGCRTKQKSTKGRLMRCFRCPVAYHVGDQCVAAGSEMITNSAFICTNHFNAKKGYSHHSHVNVSWCFVCSKGGQLLCCESCPAAFHPDCLNIAMPDGSWFCNDCRAGKKPKYRDIIWVKLGTYRWWPAEIHHPRNIPTNIQHLRHEIGEFPVFFFGSKDYFWTHQGRVFPYMEGDRGSKHQRTGIGKVFKNALLEAEARFKEIKIKREAKEAQENSRKPPPYKFIKVNKPFGRVQVYTADISEIPKCNCKPSVERPCGFESECLNRMLQYECHPQVCPSGERCCNQDFTKRLYPETKIIKTPGKGWGLVALRDIKKGEFVNEYIGELIDEEECRARIVYAHENNITYFYMLTIDKDRIIDAGPKGNYSRFMNHSCQPNCETQKWTVNGDTRVGLFAVCDIPAGTELTFNYNLDCLGNEKTICRCGAPNCSGFLGDRPKVSNSNGQTAESKGKRLKRKYKRRKSEGKKSDDECFRCGDGGQLVLCCKKACTKAYHLSCLNLTKRPFGRWDCPWHHCDVCGKNSEAFCQLCPNSFCKAHQEGALRSWPATGQLCCQEHEELEATDNHERDVNSETSMTAVAVTTVTGRAAKGSRKVGRAVAKTKGSRRKAAEA is encoded by the exons ATGGACAGCAAAGGTAGCTCCCTGCCTTCAATGCCTGAACCAGCCAACCCGATCAGCATGAAGCAGCCGCCGGAGTGCCTGAGTGTACGGAAAGGTGGGGGGGACATGAGCAGTGACCCCACTCTGCTGTTGGACAAAGCTGCTGCCCAGCTAGCCGCCACAGTACAAGACGGTGTCCTTCAGAAGATGGCTGGCCACAGTcataacaaccacagccacgAGAGGCTCAAAGACCTCACTTCTCGAGTGCTGAATGGTGACCAAGACGCACTTTGTGCTCCAGAGACACCAATGCTCAAAGGCGCAGAGGCCCCTGCTACAAATGGCACACATCAGCCCGATTGCACCCCACATACTGAAGCTGAACTAAAGGTGACGATACCCCAGGTGGTTCAGCAGCCGCTGTTTGAGCCGAGCTATGCCAATGGGACCAGTTTTGCCACAACCACAGAGGAGAATTTATCTGGAACAGAGATgagacaggaagtaaagaaaAGGAACGGGAGACCCCACAAACCAAAACCTCAGATAAATCTAAGTTCCTCTCCCATCCCTGTGGACCCACTGGACCACACAAAGGCTGAAGACGAAGCCAGAGAGACTGAAGAG CTTGATCTCATCCCAGAGTTGGTGGGCGAGGCTGCAGTAGAGTTGCCTTTGCACGTACGTTTTTCCGCCGGTGATTTGGTTTGGACCAAGGTGTCAGGATATCCCTGGTGGCCCTGCATGGTAACCACAGACCCAGAATTCAACAATCACGTCAAACAGAAAG ccGCCACCAGCAGACTGGGCCTCCTTTTCCACGTGCAGTACTTTGGAGATGCCCCTGAGAGAGGCTACATCTTCGAGAAGAACATGGTGTCCTTCACTGGGGAGGATCAATACCAGGAGCTCAGCTTAGGCAACAAACAGCCAGCATCCCGCTTCATCCACAAAAAG ACGGCGCCCTCTGTGCCCCGCAAACTCCAGGCTCAGTGGAACATGGGCATCGTCCAGGCCAAAGAGGCCCTCAGCATGTCAATGGACGAGCGCATGGCAAACTTTGCGTTTCTGTACGACGACGAGGGGCCTCATCTGAACCCTCATACCCTGGAGAAGTTAAAGCCAGAACCAACCGAAGAGATGGACCAGGAAACAATGTCCAGACTCAGCCCCGATGTCCCCTCCCTGCCGACGGGTCCTACAGACGATCTCTCAGCAGCAACTCCGTCTCAAGATAGCACTTCAACAGGGACACCAACACAAGCACCCAGAAGAAAACCACAAACTGGAGTTTGGAAGAAAAGGGGCAAAGCACAACTAAACGGTGTCCTctccaaaagtaaaaaaaacacggTTCTTCCTGACATGATGCTTCATCAGCAGACACCCTCACAG GATTCCACGTCTTCTACACCAGACATTCAATCTGAATCAGTGATAGCTccgaagaagaagaggaggccgAGACAGGCTGAGACTGCCACAAAGACtgtgaggagaaggaagaaaacTGCAACGGACGGCACATGTGATCCTGTGAGGATAAGGAAACCAAAGCAGGTTTCTTCGACAGTCGATCTTTCGGAACCAGTCGCACTTCAAGTTTCAGTTCCAG tcGAGAAAGTGAAGAGAAGACGAAACAAGAGGAGTCCAGACGAGCAGAAGAGTGATTCCACAG TCAAAAGGCAGCGGAAGAAGGCGGTTAAAAGGCCCCCAACAGACGAAACAGCGGACCAGGTCCAGCCGCCTAAAAGGAGACGTAAAACGAGCAAAGACGCTGAAAAACAG GCGTCAACTTCAGACGGAACGGAGAAAAAGcgaagaagaaggaagaaaacCGACGTAGAGGCACAAGAAACCAGAAAGCCAGGGAAGAAGACGAAAGCCCTCCTCACTG AAAGCCAAGATGCTGAGAAACCAAAGCGTaggaggaaaaggaaacaggaaggagATAACCAGGCCACGCCGACCAAGGCAAAAAAGAGGCGGCCCTCCCCATGTCCTGACCCTGAG GGATCTGGGAGTGAAGAACGTCCCGACTCTCCGAGCGACAGCTTAGATGGCACGAAAAAGGGCGAACGAAAGAAAGAGTTTGTTTGCCAG aCATGCGAGCAGGCGGGCGAGGACTTGGTGCCCTGTGAAGGCCAGTGCAATGGGATGTTTCACCTCCACTGTCTTGGTGTCTCGTTCATACCTGAAGAAAAGATGCAGTGTCAGGAGTGCAGCACAG GGATTCACTCGTGTTTCAGCTGTAAGCAGTCTGAGGGCGCGGTGCGTCGCTGCCACGTCCCTCACTGTGGCAAGTTTTACCATGAAGCCTGCATCCGCCTGAACCCGCTCACTGTGTTCGACAACAAGGGCTTCCGCTGCCCGCTCCACGCCTGCCTCAACTGCCACTACGGCTGCCGCACCAAGCAGAAGTCCACCAAAG GACGGTTGATGCGTTGCTTTCGCTGCCCTGTGGCGTACCATGTCGGTGACCAGTGCGTGGCTGCGGGAAGCGAGATGATCACAAACTCTGCCTTCATCTGCACCAACCACTTCAACGCCAAGAAGGGCTACAGCCACCACAGTCACGTCAACGTCAGCTGGTGCTTTGTCTGCTCCAAAG GAGGGCAGCTGCTGTGCTGCGAGTCTTGTCCTGCAGCGTTTCACCCAGACTGCCTGAACATCGCCATGCCTGATGGGAGCTGGTTCTGCAACGACTGCCGGGCAGGAAAGAAACCCAAATACAGGGACATCATCTGGGTCAAACTGGGAACATACAG GTGGTGGCCTGCAGAGATCCACCACCCCAGAAACATCCCCACCAACATCCAGCACCTTCGACACGAGATCGGGGAATTCCCCGTTTTCTTCTTTGGCTCCAAGGACTACTTCTGGACCCACCAGGGCCGAGTGTTTCCTTACATGGAGGGAGACAGGGGCAGCAAGCACCAGAGGACGGGCATCGGCAAAGTCTTCAAGAATG CTCTGTTGGAGGCTGAAGCTCGGTTCAaggagataaaaatcaaacgagAGGCCAAGGAAGCGCAAGAAAACAGCCGGAAACCACCTCCATATAAATTCATCAAG GTCAACAAACCCTTTGGTAGAGTTCAGGTCTACACAGCGGACATCTCCGAGATCCCCAAGTGTAACTGCAAGCCCTCAGTGGAGCGGCCATGTGGGTTTGAGTCCGAGTGTCTGAACCGCATGCTGCAGTACGAGTGCCACCCTCAGGTGTGTCCCAGCGGGGAGCGCTGCTGTAACCAGGACTTCACAAAACGTCTCTACCCGGAGACCAAGATCATCAAGACACCGGGCAAGGGCTGGGGCCTTGTGGCGCTCAGGGACATCAAGAAG gGCGAGTTTGTGAACGAGTACATCGGGGAGCTGATAGACGAGGAGGAGTGTCGTGCGAGGATCGTGTACGCCCATGAAAACAATATCACTTATTTCTACATGCTCACCATCGACAAG GACCGGATCATTGACGCTGGTCCAAAAGGAAACTACTCTCGCTTCATGAACCACAGCTGTCAGCCAAACTGTGAGACGCAGAAGTGGACGGTGAACGGCGACACACGAGTTGGTCTGTTCGCCGTCTGTGACATCCCAGCAG GGACGGAGTTGACCTTTAACTACAACCTGGACTGCCTCGGGAATGAGAAGACCATCTGTCGCTGCGGGGCCCCCAACTGCAGCGGTTTCCTTGGTGATCGGCCTAAGGTGAGC AACTCAAACGGCCAAACAGCAGAGTCGAAAGGGAAGAGATTGAAGAGAAAGTATAAAAGGAGGAAATCGGAGGGCAAGAAGTCTGATGACGAGTGTTTCCGCTGCGGGGACGGAGGGCAGCTGGTGCTCTGCTGCAAGAAAGCCTGCACCAAAGCTTATCACCTGTCCTGCCTGAACCTCACAAAGAGACCGTTTG GCCGCTGGGACTGCCCCTGGCACCACTGTGACGTCTGCGGGAAAAACTCGGAGGCCTTCTGTCAGCTTTGCCCCAACTCCTTCTGCAAGGCTCACCAGGAGGGGGCGCTGCGTTCCTGGCCCGCCACAGGCCAGCTCTGCTGTCAGGAGCACGAAGAGCTCGAAGCGACCGACAACCACGAGCGGGATGTCAACTCTGAGACGAGTATGACCGCCGTCGCCGTCACCACGGTAACTGGCCGTGCGGCGAAAGGCTCCAGAAAGGTGGGAAGAGCggtggccaagacaaaaggctcCAGGAGGAAGGCAGCAGAGGCGTAA